The following are encoded in a window of Esox lucius isolate fEsoLuc1 chromosome 14, fEsoLuc1.pri, whole genome shotgun sequence genomic DNA:
- the hpse gene encoding heparanase isoform X1, with translation MMSGLSILSLVIFIVSHGYYVGASVSSSPEADFHSVILNVDLSGVFKRVNERFLSVAIDASIVAEEKFIYLLTSPKLRTLARALTPAFLRFGGTTQDFMIFNPAFQLFNTHHTNSVFEPGECVRNGDICERLELPPLLEERLKQEWTLQKVHLQNEDLQKKYRSITFTEYTVDLLYSFTNCSGLDLIFGLNELLRTAGNTWDSSNARALLQYCESKQYSMSWELGNEPNSYEKKAGIRVDGHQLGLDFVELRTILQESKLYHNTGLYGPDISQPRAHRRDLLEGFLESGAEVIDACTWHHYYVNGRDTSLEDFLDPEVLNTLALKTQEVMETVERLSPGKKVWLGETSSAFGGGAQGLSDTFVAGFMWLDKLGLGANLGLDVVIRQVLIGSGTYQLVDDNLDPLPDYWLSLLYKGLVGPEVLLIKASSRKTKRVRVYLHCTNKKSASYRRGAVTLFALNMSKSPAMITLPAALSNSTAEAFVLQSDQPGKEGLFSKSVKLNGDVLKMVDDRTLPSLQGAPLPAGEHLRLPGYSFAFYVLSEAQALACQ, from the exons ATGATGTCAGGCTTATCAATTTTGTCATTGGTGATATTTATTGTGTCTCATGGATACTATGTCGGAGCAAGTGTCAGTTCTAGTCCTGAGGCGGATTTTCATTCCGTAATTCTGAATGTGGACCTCTCTGGAGTATTCAAGAGAGTGAACGAACGTTTTTTGTCTGTGGCCATAGATGCGAGTATAGTTGCTGAAGAGAAGTTCATTTACCTTTTAAC GTCTCCGAAGCTGAGGACGTTGGCAAGAGCTTTGACCCCGGCATTTCTAAGATTTGGAGGGACAACACAAGATTTCATGATCTTCAACCCTGCATTTCAGCTTTTCAATACGCACCACACAAACTCTGTTTTTGAACCAGGTGAATGTGTCAGAAATG GGGATATATGTGAAAGGCTGGAGCTTCCTCCACTACTAGAGGAGAGGCTGAAGCAGGAATGGACTCTACAGAAAGTGCATCTTCAGAACGAGGACTTGCAGAAGAAGTACAGGAGCATAACATTCACAG AGTATACAGTGGATCTGCTCTACTCCTTTACAAACTGCTCAGGATTAGACCTAATTTTTGGCCTCAATGAGCTGCTCAGGACTGCTGGCAACACCTGGGACAGCAGCAACGCCAGGGCTCTTCTACAGTACTGTGAATCCAAACAGTACAGCATGTCTTGGGAACTGGGCAATG AGCCAAACAGCTATGAGAAGAAAGCAGGAATCCGGGTGGACGGACACCAGCTTGGCCTGGATTTCGTTGAACTCCGAACAATTCTGCAGGAATCAAAACTTTACCATAACACTGGACTCTATGGACCAGACATTAGCCAGCCCCGAGCCCACAGGAGAGACTTATTGGAGGG GTTCCTGGAGAGTGGGGCAGAAGTAATTGATGCCTGCACTTGGCACCA TTATTACGTAAATGGAAGAGACACATCACTAGAAGATTTCCTAGACCCTGAGGTGCTCAACACATTGGCTCTGAAAACACAAGAAGTAATGGAG ACCGTTGAGCGGTTGTCCCCTGGGAAAAAGGTGTGGCTTGGAGAGACTAGTTCTGCCTTTGGAGGCGGGGCTCAAGGCCTGTCTGACACGTTTGTTGCTGGAtttat GTGGCTGGATAAACTGGGCCTGGGTGCGAATCTTGGATTGGATGTTGTCATCAGGCAGGTTCTGATTGGATCTGGGACCTACCAGCTAGTAGATGATAACCTGGATCCACTTCCT GATTACTGGCTGTCACTTTTATACAAGGGGCTTGTTGGACCTGAAGTGCTTCTTATAAAAGCCTCATccagaaagacaaaaagagtACGGGTCTACCTGCACTGTACAAACAAGAAAAG CGCCAGCTACAGAAGGGGAGCAGTCACATTGTTCGCCCTGAATATGAGTAAGAGTCCTGCGATGATCACTCTGCCTGCTGCCCTCTCTAACAGCACTGCGGAGGCTTTCGTTCTACAGTCTGATCAACCCGGCAAGGAGGGCCTCTTCTCCAA ATCTGTGAAACTAAATGGAGATGTGCTGAAGATGGTGGATGATAGAACTCTTCCATCGCTCCAGGGAGCTCCTCTTCCTGCAGGAGAACATCTCAGACTCCCTGGTTATTCCTTTGCCTTCTATGTCCTCAGTGAGGCCCAGGCACTGGCTTGCCAATGA
- the hpse gene encoding heparanase isoform X2, translated as MMSGLSILSLVIFIVSHGYYVGASVSSSPEADFHSVILNVDLSGVFKRVNERFLSVAIDASIVAEEKFIYLLTSPKLRTLARALTPAFLRFGGTTQDFMIFNPAFQLFNTHHTNSVFEPGDICERLELPPLLEERLKQEWTLQKVHLQNEDLQKKYRSITFTEYTVDLLYSFTNCSGLDLIFGLNELLRTAGNTWDSSNARALLQYCESKQYSMSWELGNEPNSYEKKAGIRVDGHQLGLDFVELRTILQESKLYHNTGLYGPDISQPRAHRRDLLEGFLESGAEVIDACTWHHYYVNGRDTSLEDFLDPEVLNTLALKTQEVMETVERLSPGKKVWLGETSSAFGGGAQGLSDTFVAGFMWLDKLGLGANLGLDVVIRQVLIGSGTYQLVDDNLDPLPDYWLSLLYKGLVGPEVLLIKASSRKTKRVRVYLHCTNKKSASYRRGAVTLFALNMSKSPAMITLPAALSNSTAEAFVLQSDQPGKEGLFSKSVKLNGDVLKMVDDRTLPSLQGAPLPAGEHLRLPGYSFAFYVLSEAQALACQ; from the exons ATGATGTCAGGCTTATCAATTTTGTCATTGGTGATATTTATTGTGTCTCATGGATACTATGTCGGAGCAAGTGTCAGTTCTAGTCCTGAGGCGGATTTTCATTCCGTAATTCTGAATGTGGACCTCTCTGGAGTATTCAAGAGAGTGAACGAACGTTTTTTGTCTGTGGCCATAGATGCGAGTATAGTTGCTGAAGAGAAGTTCATTTACCTTTTAAC GTCTCCGAAGCTGAGGACGTTGGCAAGAGCTTTGACCCCGGCATTTCTAAGATTTGGAGGGACAACACAAGATTTCATGATCTTCAACCCTGCATTTCAGCTTTTCAATACGCACCACACAAACTCTGTTTTTGAACCAG GGGATATATGTGAAAGGCTGGAGCTTCCTCCACTACTAGAGGAGAGGCTGAAGCAGGAATGGACTCTACAGAAAGTGCATCTTCAGAACGAGGACTTGCAGAAGAAGTACAGGAGCATAACATTCACAG AGTATACAGTGGATCTGCTCTACTCCTTTACAAACTGCTCAGGATTAGACCTAATTTTTGGCCTCAATGAGCTGCTCAGGACTGCTGGCAACACCTGGGACAGCAGCAACGCCAGGGCTCTTCTACAGTACTGTGAATCCAAACAGTACAGCATGTCTTGGGAACTGGGCAATG AGCCAAACAGCTATGAGAAGAAAGCAGGAATCCGGGTGGACGGACACCAGCTTGGCCTGGATTTCGTTGAACTCCGAACAATTCTGCAGGAATCAAAACTTTACCATAACACTGGACTCTATGGACCAGACATTAGCCAGCCCCGAGCCCACAGGAGAGACTTATTGGAGGG GTTCCTGGAGAGTGGGGCAGAAGTAATTGATGCCTGCACTTGGCACCA TTATTACGTAAATGGAAGAGACACATCACTAGAAGATTTCCTAGACCCTGAGGTGCTCAACACATTGGCTCTGAAAACACAAGAAGTAATGGAG ACCGTTGAGCGGTTGTCCCCTGGGAAAAAGGTGTGGCTTGGAGAGACTAGTTCTGCCTTTGGAGGCGGGGCTCAAGGCCTGTCTGACACGTTTGTTGCTGGAtttat GTGGCTGGATAAACTGGGCCTGGGTGCGAATCTTGGATTGGATGTTGTCATCAGGCAGGTTCTGATTGGATCTGGGACCTACCAGCTAGTAGATGATAACCTGGATCCACTTCCT GATTACTGGCTGTCACTTTTATACAAGGGGCTTGTTGGACCTGAAGTGCTTCTTATAAAAGCCTCATccagaaagacaaaaagagtACGGGTCTACCTGCACTGTACAAACAAGAAAAG CGCCAGCTACAGAAGGGGAGCAGTCACATTGTTCGCCCTGAATATGAGTAAGAGTCCTGCGATGATCACTCTGCCTGCTGCCCTCTCTAACAGCACTGCGGAGGCTTTCGTTCTACAGTCTGATCAACCCGGCAAGGAGGGCCTCTTCTCCAA ATCTGTGAAACTAAATGGAGATGTGCTGAAGATGGTGGATGATAGAACTCTTCCATCGCTCCAGGGAGCTCCTCTTCCTGCAGGAGAACATCTCAGACTCCCTGGTTATTCCTTTGCCTTCTATGTCCTCAGTGAGGCCCAGGCACTGGCTTGCCAATGA